tagaagattatgagagggatcaatcaagtcctctagaattattttacagtttaattctcaagtcaAGCAAATGAAAGCAAGATGCTAGCAACATTGTCTCTAAAACAGAATTTTAAACAAATGCTTTATTATTAGTTCAAGTTTATAAGAACTCAAAAACTGATAAGCCTCACTTCTGATTTAATGAAGTTTACATATGATTTcgtaacattaaataaatttcaactaaTAACAGACTATGCTATGAGTATGTGCATCCAACTAAAAATCATATACAATGGTGCTTACCCTAGGTTTCAAAGCTGTTGGACGAGCATTATGAGTCTCCTGTTCACTCTTCACTGATATTTGCGACTCTTTCTCTAAAGTAGGAAAAGGAGGTGAATCTGGTGGCGCAAGAAGCCTGATAACAGAAAAATCCTAGTCAATACAATGTAATTATGATGGACCAAAATGGTAATTGTAAAGTAATATAGATGCAGAAACTAGGAATGAGGTAAAATACAAACGTTGCTaataattgttatgcaacttggTTCTTTTCCGTATGTAGGGTAATTGCTATAGAATAGCATACCAGAAAAGTCGAATAAACGAAAGGATGAATGCATTGTGCAAAAAATATAGACTTCATTTCTGATTCCTTCTCTAAAAGTTTGAGTGAGAATTATATATGGAATTAATCTCCCTTATTTTTACACAtaggtcctttatttataataaaagaaacatggcaaagcctaaaatacaaataagaaaataaacaaactaactaaagataaaagataaatataaactaaagataatatctctaacactccccctcaagctggactATACATATTGTAtgtgttaggatatttatcctatttatcatgattatattgtgtctagggttactctaattatcatgattataNTNTGTNTANattactctaattatcataattatattgtgtctagattactctaattatcataattatattgtgtctaggttactctaattatcatgattatattgtgtctaggttactctaattatcatgtactcttgtatcaatttattattataaNTANAANATTATGANAGNgatcaatcaagccctctagaattattttacagtttaattctcaagtgtATGAatcaagcttggaataaataaactcaatttgaaatatatgctctgtcttcaagagtgtgcatGTTAGGTTTCTAATCAAGAAACCTAAAGAAATCAAACTACACACACAAGAATCAACACACAACACTCTGTATAACCTCCACTGGTATTATTTAGTGCCAGAAGATACAATGAATGGGTAGCTTGGGAGCCTAACCTCCCCCAACAGGAATAACGAATCCTGTACACAGTGTACAACAGTCAAAAGTCCCAGTCCTTCTACTAACTCTTACTATTTATACAAATCCCATTTCCTCTCATTCCTAACTGTCAAATGGTCAAGCTAACCGTTtatgatgacttgggcccaagcccaatttctttagttttgtatttcttttatacatgtgtaaatgtgttaggtatgtgggacttctagtcctatatatagccatgcctacacttcttgtacttacttttgagattaaagAGAATTAGATTTCTAAAACCCAGAATtatttctctcttgaaagtcataggctagagagtccaaagactccctctagccaccttccttgCCTATTGCCTTTCCTCTCATTTTCCATAATCAGATTTCTCACTCATCCGTAGCATCCACCTACCACTCCATTGCTTGGCACGCGTCATTTTCTTACTGCGTCTGATGCCACGCGAACTTTAATTCCTCGCGGATCAGATCAGCACCACGCCACTTCTTCATTTCGTTCAGCAACGTCTCTTCCTCCCAATAGCGAAACCAGCCACCTCCTCCTCTCAGGTCAGCCACCGTAAGTCATTTCTCACCGAAACACTCCTCAGATTCACCTTCTCCTAGCCTTTCCTCACCTTTTGATCGattgattttatcttttccTTCCATCTCACCGATTGAAAGCCTATTTGAACCTTTACACCGATTAAAACATTGATTCCTTCCATTTCACTGATTCAATCGGTGAATCCTTCCGTTTAACCGATTAAAACCTCACCAACcaccctaaaccctaggttCTCTCCGATTCCGGTCTTCCGCTGCGTCTATGGTTCGGTTCGTCAGTCGATCCGTGCCTGTTTCTTCAACTCGTCACCGATCTGCCTCAGAGTCGAGCTCATCAGTTTAGCTACTGCCTCTTCTTTCTCCTCTCATACACTAATAATCTCCTATCAGTGCAGCAAATGTGCAATCATAGGTCGATGTACAACTAACAACAACTTATGGATTGGATAGTAATGGACAACTGCTAAACTTCAACTaacaccatgaaacttcaagtaggatgactttgacaaaggaggaCAATGAAAAACTACAGGGactagattgccatcaagtaaggatggggcaTGCAGTGGCTGAAACTACAAGAACTGCCATCACTAACTAATGGGATGATGGGGCCTATAGTGGCTGAAAGCGACAAAACTGTAGGGGCTGCTATCTCTGACTAGTGAGGTCTGCAGTGGCTggattatgaattatttatccCGGGTGGTTGATAAGAACATGAATATAAAGGTGGAAGTTGGAGTTAGATGTGCAACCAGAACTTGTCattgaaaaaattgaagaggGTAAGAAGACTTTTCAGCTTCAAATGGGGGCAGCTGAAAAACTCAACAATGTACTTTAATCAGTCTAAAAAATTGGCAATTCATGGAGTTTCACTTTTGCTATTATGACAGCTTCCATCTAGACTTGAATTTTTCTAAATCAGATTATACACAAAACGAAATGCTCAAGAAAACCTTGGTTCAACTATTAGAATATTCAAGATCTATAAACTCACAAATTGAAATCACGCACCCCACCACCCCACCAGCAATCAGAAGTTGAAGTCGAAAATTACCATTCATGGTCAGACTTGTCATTCTCTGAATTCAAGAACTCTTCAACCCCCATGCTTCTTTGGTGGCACCGAAGAGACGATCTTAGAATTCATGGAGCCCTTGTGATTGGATTTTGTGGTCAAATAACATGACACAGAAAGGCATCTTTAATAGATTATAAAACACAACAAGTGGCACAAAAAACATGATGCGAGAAAAACCTTGGTTCAATTATTAGAATATTCAAGATCTATAAACTCAAGTCCAAATCTTGCACCCCACCAGCAATCAAAAGTTGAAGTCGAGAAAAACATACCCAGATTGGACAAATGAAGTTCTTCAGAGTTTTCAAGGAGAAGGCTGTTTTTCTCGTTCTCGTTCTCTCTCCTCCTCATATTGAGGAACAAAGAAAGCTCCTCATCCCTCTCCTTCATCACCATCACCTCAGCTTCTCTTCTCTCTAGATGCAAAAAAACCACACTTAGATGATCCCTTCAAGCCAAAAACCAAAGCCTCGTACTTTCAGCCAGAACTTAATGATTGAAAGCCTAAAAATTGACATGATGAAAGATGATCCAAAAGGGTGAGGTAAAAAAGGCACTCAACAACTATTAATTACCGTTATGCAAGGAAATAAAATTTGGGTCAGCACAGAAAActaagaaataaaagcaaactAAAACCCAAGGAGACAATCTTAAGCCTataaaaatactacaaaaccGGGACCTATCAATCAACAAATGTTAATGAACTGTGAGAACATATCAGAAAAGTAGCCTTATTAAGCTAGATGAACGGTGAGACAAATGGCAGAAAATTCCATGGAGAAACCAAATTGTGGGCAATAGGAGTACTGCTAGTGATTAATTATAGTTGGTTTAAAATGGGTTTAGTGCTGCCTTAGTTGGGCAGAGTGacctattttaaatttttgttgagcACTAAACTCCTAACGAATTAACACAATCTAGTATCTTAAGGGTAGCCATTCTGACATTTCTGACTACTTCAAAAGCAGACAGTAATAGAAGTAAACCTGTAAGAAGACATTATACAAATCTCATCCATGACTGTTTACATATCAGTATCAAATGGGACATTGTATGCCATGATGCAGAACTTTACACTTGCAtctctttattataaaatgacAACTGGTTGAAATGCACATGACTTCAAAACTCCGTAATTGTCAGGTTGCCAATCCATCTgtccaataaaaatatttcattaatttatgtAAGTCATCATTTGGTAAATACAATTATGTACGTTGGTCTATGagaacaaacaaacacacacaacacaaacagACACCAATCATACGTGGGTCTCATTAGGGCAAAAGAATTCTCCAAATCACACCTTTGAATAATACTTGTATACAGAAATGAGGTCATAgcttatcaaagattaacaaaaatatgaacCCTTCTAAAAGATCCGAGCAGGCACAAAACAGGTAAGGAATCAAAATTCGAGATCTCACAAGTGCCTCCCAACATACGAACACATACTATGAAATGAAACCAAACGATCTTGATagttttacaatttaatctgagatataaaagtagataaaaaatGCAACGTAATGAATTTAATACAGGACAACTAAAGAACTTACTAGGATACCATGGTATCATGCACCTGAAACCACACACTATCGTGcaacaaataattttagttcTGGATAAACATCATTCAGCTTCATCAAGAACTTGTGGCATTTAATGGTTGTTCCTTTTGATGTATGTTCActattttgtgaaaaatttgGAAGAACCTTCTCTACATCAAGATCTTTTGACATGTGACAAACGCATGCTAAGATGGTAGATGTTAATTTCGAGTCCAGAACAACATCCTTATCAGCCATTTGATGAAGCAAGGAAATGATTTTTTCTGTCTCTCCCTTTGAACCACAGCCCTTTAGCAAAGAATCAAATACAACAACATCAGGTACATGACCAGACGAGATCATTTTCTCATAGAAGGACATGGCTTTATCCAACAGCTCAAGTTTTGAGAACCTATTTATTAATATAGAAAAGGTTACGGCATCAGGGATCAAATCCATGTTACGCATCTCCGATAGCAATTGCTCGGCATGTTTAGTATCTCCCGCTTTAAGGGTTCCATCGATTACTATATTAAAGGAGACAACATCAACATCATGATTCACATTTCTCATTTCTTGAAATAAACTCCTAGCCTGCTCGAGACTATCTTCCCTGCACAAAGATGCCATTAGTGCATTGTATTCAACTACGGTAGGTTTAATCCCAgaatctttcattttaataaaaagtccTTTTGCAATACTCAGCATCTGCATTTTGCACAGACCAATAATAAAAACTCTGTAAGTCATTGAATTGGGAGAAAATCCAGAGTCTACTGCCCCTTTCCAGAGTCCCAACGCCTTAATAAGTTTCCGAACACTTAGATAACCCTCAATCAAAACATTATAAGTTACTATGTTACCTAGGAACCCCGTTTCAACCATAGTAGAATGGACCCTCACAGCATCCCGAAGACGTCCTTTCTTGCAAAGTCCctgaattaaataattgaaagtGAAGACATCCGGCTTCATATGGAACTTGTCGCTCACCAACAGCTTCCAAAGATCTATCGCCTCATCAACTTTGTCAGTTCTACACAGCCCTTTCATCAACGTATTATAAGTTACCACATCAGGCTTCTTCCCCTTCTTCGCCATCATTTCCACAATCCTAAATGCATCCTCCACCCGATCCTCCTTACAAAATCCATTCACAAGAACATTGTATGTAACAGTACTTGGCTCCTCCCCCTTCTGCCCCATCAAATCCAACAACTTCATTGCATCCTCCACCCTCCCATTCTTGCAAAGCCCATCTGCCAAAACCGAGTAACTAACATCATCCGGCCGAATTCCTCGTGCCGTCATGTCCTCCAACATGTCAGACGCCTCCCGCCACCGACCAATCTTGCAAAGACCATGCATCAAACAACTATATGTAACCACATTGGGACTAACATTCTTCCTCAACATATCATCAAACAGTTCCATCCCCTTCTCAACATCACCCTTGCCACAAAAGAAACTGATTAGAGAACTATACAGAAACACATCAGCTTTCAAACCCTCCCTCTCCATCTCCTCCAACAAAACGAACCCCTCACAAACTTCACCATTCTTACAAAGACAATCAATCAAAACACTAAATGTCACCAAATTGGGTTTGTTCTCCCCAACCTTCATTGCCTCAAACAAAGCCCTAGCTTCCACCAATCTTTTAGCTTTACACAATCCAGTTATAAGGGTATTGTAAGTAACAATATCAGGAACCCCATGATCACTATTTTTCGTAATTTGAGAAAACAAACCCATTGCCTTGTCGCATTGACCACTCTGGGAAAAACCCTTCAACACTAGGTTCATGTTATAGACGCCAACCCGAAAACCGCGTTTTATCATTAGGCCAAGGACTCCAACAGCGAAGTTTGGGTGATGAGAGTTGACGAAGCTTTCGGTTAACGCATTCAGAGAAGTCAACCAGGGCGAAACGCGCGCGGAAGCCATCTTGCGGTAAACCGACAGGACGACGTCGTACTGTCGTGCCTTGCGTAGGTTGCCGATAAGAGAGTTGCATGCTGGTTCAGAGGGTGGCGAATTGGGGTCGTTGATAGTGCGATGAAAGAGGGAAACGGCGTCGGATAGAGAGTGAGGAGTGTGGGAGATTGAAGCAGAAGCTGAAACGCGAAAGCCATTAACGGTGGTGAAAGATGAAGTTGGGGAAAGAGGAGGGTTAAGGAGGCGTTTGGGGATCATTGCTATGTTTCACGGGTTTCGGGAATCAATTGGTAAAAACAATTGCACATCAGAAACTTGGGGACCTTctatatgattttatttcaattgttttCAATATAACACGATTGTTTAACAGATTAAAACTATGGTTAACacagaatattttattttactaaaatgattccaaatataattatttaaaaaatatcatatatataatttcgtattatataacatttttgtttattaaaactATGGTTAACactgaataatttttttactaaaatgattccaaataaaattatttaaaaaataatactatgtTTATGAATTGATAAGATATGAATACAACATTAAATACATGTAAGTATTATGTTTTTGTCTGCtctactttttctctctttatccATGCAAATATTAACAATATCAAGATATACTCAAAAGCACTACACGTGGATCAGAAAGACATTGTGAAATAGAAAGACATTTTTGAAATGTTTCCTAAAGTTTTATGTTTTACCTTAGTTGTACAAGCTCTCACTTGTGAAAATAATGATGCTCTTTCCTTGGCACAAAAAAATACATATCTTTGTAAGAGAAGCCACATACTCTCAAGAAGGTCAACTATCTCAAAGTAATAGCCATCTATCCAAGAATTTTATATAAGGAGGACTCACACAAGAGAATACAAGAATTTTTAGCTATCATTGTATTGTTATGTTGATATTCTCTCTATAAGCTTATATTGTTTGAGTttgttcataaaacaaaagaaaatctttcaAGTTATCAGATTTCATTGTAATGTACTTATCCTCTCTTTAAGAATTACTCAAATTTGTACTCGTGTAATCAAACACTTATTGTGTTTGgaattctaaagagaattcaaacacttgtaTTGTTTAGCTCAAGagagttaaatattttagaCGGTTATCTAGGGTTGATACTAGGAGTACTTAAACTTGGACTAATCAAGATTGACCGGGAAAATTAAAAGTGGTTTAGAATACTTAGGAACTAGGATTGCTTGATAGTATTCAATGTATACTAAGAGTGATTGATACTCTTTTGTAATATTGGATAAGATTAGTGAAATCCCTTTAAAGTTCTTAAGGAAGACTGGACGTAGCTCAAGtagagtgaaccagtataaaaaatacttgtgtTATTGTCTTTcctatttaaaacattttcctaAACGTTTGCTTGAAAACACAAGTGTTTAACAACTATTGTAATTTAACTAACACTCGCAATAGATATTAAACTCTACTTTTGCaaaaaagtttttgaaacaCCTTTTGGGTTGTTTGATCCTTCTTTCAAGTTAGAGAAGCTAATTGCATAATTTTTATGTGATTGATACCTTGCAATTGTTAATTGTATGCTTGTATGGTGTTTTTATGTATGATTGAGTTGTGTGATTAAGAATTTATGTGTAGAATTGAAATTAGGATTTAATTTGGATTACTTGAATTAAAAGATCAAATTGGGAATATTATCTAATTGCTATTGCAGATGATATTGTTTGAATCATTGAAGGTAATGTAATTTGAAACTGGTATGTTTTGGCATCTACAATAGTTATGAACTGTTTGGTAGGGTTGAAATGACAAAAGTTTGCATAATTATGTTATATAGAATTATACAAATTCTTTGGGCGAAGCCAATGTTAGAGAGCTACTGACTTGGTTGTCGTTAAGCGAGAATATATTCATTGGGCAAAGTCAAAGTCAGAGAGCTATTGGCTTAGTGGTCGTTGGACAAGAATATAGTCGTTGGGCGAAGCCAAAGTCAGAGAGTTCTCTAACTTGACAGTAGCTAGGGGAGACAAGTCTCGCTGGACAACTTTTGTGAGAATTTAAGCCTGTGAGTTCCAGTGTTAATCTCATTGGACGAGCTATCTAGTCGTTGGACGAGTGTGCTTTCAAACACTACTCGCAGAGCGAGTACATATTCTTGTTGAGTGAAATTAATAAAGTCTAACTctatttatatgttttcttaTGGTATGTTTAATGTGTGattttgtaaatgttaaaaTGATGGTTGATTTATGATGTTTATCCGAGCATGGTTGATATAAATCCAGAAGGATTAGTTGTGATTTTGTTAATGTATGCATTGACATATGAGAGGTTAGTAAGGAGGTATCTTggattataataattattcacACTCAAATAAAGTAGAATAAGTTATATGGTGAGAGTCGTAAGAGGTCCTAGCTACTAGATTGTTTTGTCTTAAGTGCCAATAGGACTAACCTTATAAGTAAAAGTGTGATAAATCATCTACTTATGACCCTCTGGAATATAAATACAATTACAAGTTTAGCCTACAGTAAAGTCCAATGTCAAAGATATATATctagataattgagtctaatGTCAACTATTTATGTGAATATACATGACTTGTTATACATTATACatgtttagtttataaattgataaattttgacTATATTAGGATAattcttttgtgttttgtttattcttttgcaATCATCACTTCACTGAATTAATAAATAGACACACATGAGAAAAGGAACCTATAGCACATAATATAGTTTCCttgtatatgttttatttaggagttattctctttttgaaaaacttatagTTTTCCCttggtttgtatattttatCACCATAATTATTAGatagataattaaattaatatcatatatttctattttgttttatcaattttataatattttatttaataattttatactaaataGGATGTTATATAAGTGGTTCATATATctatttaataagataatatttgcTGAGTTATGAAATAAGATATTAACGTTTAAAATGTGGATAGGTACACAAAACCTTCCAAGCGTCGAATATATGTTGAATATGTATTGAGTAAATGAGCTACTACAGTAATGAAGGGCATTTCCGGCGGCCAACATCCCTCGGAAAACGCCAGAAACCGTCGGTAAACAACACTTACTGAAGGCCTACCGACGGTCAAAAAGCCGACAGAAAAACGTTTGTCCCTAACCATTACCGAGGGATTTTGCCTTTCGGCAATTACCCAGGGCCataagccctcggtaattacccagggccataagccctcggtaattaccgaaggacaaaagccctcggtaattaccgtaGGCCGAAGGGCAAAGGccctcggtaaagccttcggtttCATCCACAAAAATATGGTTGATATTTGTCTTTCTTATCCAACCACATTTACTTGCATAAAATGTTCACAACATAGACAGACCTGCATAAAAGTTTCAAACCACAAACAAACCTGTATATTATGCATCCCAAAATCATCCATTCATTGATGAAAAAGCATAATGTACATTATGTTCTAAGAATATCATAATGTAGCAAAATCATCCATTTCTAAGTAAAGATAATGTACAAAATCATAATGTACTAATATCATCCAAATGTACTAGTGATCCTAATGTAGCAAAATCAGTACTATGTTCTAACAACTATGatgaataacaaaatcaaactaaaattgTACATAGTCTTCAGATtgatcttcatcatcttcctcctccACAGATGGATGGACTGGTGTGGGCTAGACTGATgagtgtaacatcccaataattatagtattaaactataatatagttattacattCTTGATATGATAGAACAACCATAGAAACgaggaataaaagttttcctcGATATACATACCATCACTCAAATTGTAAACTTAATACAATCCAAACTTAAAACGATTAAAACAAGGATCTCGTCCATAAGAGCTaatgatgaatcaatattttattgatttcacttagtttattgtgctagaattaatcagggaattgtgcttaattgttcggtattttcccgtttttcctaattatgcttaatttgaccggaaattctaattttaattaatttgaattttctgagctaattatttgcattattattttcagggaaaattttggaaacacaatttggaacatttggaggagacaaaataaattcaagactcaacaattagacattttaattttagttgtattgtaattttaatagtttaaaactttttagacaacttttgcacattgggcaaTTAAAATATGTAGGGCCCAAATATTGTAAGACACATGGCCCTTGGGATTAAAACCCTACCAGCCCTCATTTTTCAAGAAGCAGCCGTCACTCATCTTGCTTGGCTCATTCTCGGCAGATTGTTGGACGGTGCCTACACTTTGCAGCAGCNNNNNNNNNNNNNNNNNNNNNNNNNNNNNNNNNNNNNNNNNNNNNNNNNNNNNNNNNNNNNNNNNNNNNNNNNNNNNNNNNNNNNNNNNNNNNNNNNNNNNNNNNNNNNNNNNNNNNNNNNNNNNNNNNNNNNNNNNNNNNNNNNNNNNNNNNNNNNNNNNNNNNNNNNNNNNNNNNNNNNNNNNNNNNNNNNNNNNNNNNNNNNNNNNNNNNNNNNNNNNNNNNNNNNNNNNNNNNNNNNNNNNNNNNNNNNNNNNNNNNNNNNNNNNNNNNNNNNNNNNNNNNNNNNNNNNNNNNNNNNNNNNNNNNNNNNNNNNNNNNNNNNNNNNNNNNNNNNNNNNNNNNNNNNNNNNNNNNNNNNNNNNNNNNNNNNNNNNNNNNNNNNNNNNNNNNNNNNNNNNNNNNNNNNNNNNNNNNNNNNNNNNNNNNNNNNNNNNNNNNNNNNNNNNNNNNNNNNNNNNNNNNNNNNNNNNNNNNNNNNNNNNNNNNNNNNNNNNNNNNNNNNNNNNNNNNNNNNNNNNNNNNNNNNNNNNNNNNNNNNNNNNNNNNNNNNNNNNNNNNNNNNNNNNNNNNNNNNNNNNNNNNNNNNNNNNNNNNNNNNNNNNNNNNNNNNNNNNNNNNNNNNNNNNNNNNNNNNNNNNNNNNNNNNNNNNNNNNNNNNNNNNNNNNNNNNNNNNNNNNNNNNNNNNNNNNNNNNNNNNNNNNNNNNNNNNNNNNNNNNNNNNNNNNNNNNNNNNNNNNNNNNNNNNNNNNNNNNNNNNNNNNNNNNNNNNNNNNNNNNNNNNNNNNNNNNNNNNNNNNNNNNNNNNNNNNNNNNNNNNtaattgcaatcaaatttgattgggcggcgacacccatcaaattttggcgccgttgccggggaccaacggttcggtttt
This genomic interval from Vigna radiata var. radiata cultivar VC1973A chromosome 8, Vradiata_ver6, whole genome shotgun sequence contains the following:
- the LOC106772247 gene encoding pentatricopeptide repeat-containing protein At4g28010, with protein sequence MIPKRLLNPPLSPTSSFTTVNGFRVSASASISHTPHSLSDAVSLFHRTINDPNSPPSEPACNSLIGNLRKARQYDVVLSVYRKMASARVSPWLTSLNALTESFVNSHHPNFAVGVLGLMIKRGFRVGVYNMNLVLKGFSQSGQCDKAMGLFSQITKNSDHGVPDIVTYNTLITGLCKAKRLVEARALFEAMKVGENKPNLVTFSVLIDCLCKNGEVCEGFVLLEEMEREGLKADVFLYSSLISFFCGKGDVEKGMELFDDMLRKNVSPNVVTYSCLMHGLCKIGRWREASDMLEDMTARGIRPDDVSYSVLADGLCKNGRVEDAMKLLDLMGQKGEEPSTVTYNVLVNGFCKEDRVEDAFRIVEMMAKKGKKPDVVTYNTLMKGLCRTDKVDEAIDLWKLLVSDKFHMKPDVFTFNYLIQGLCKKGRLRDAVRVHSTMVETGFLGNIVTYNVLIEGYLSVRKLIKALGLWKGAVDSGFSPNSMTYRVFIIGLCKMQMLSIAKGLFIKMKDSGIKPTVVEYNALMASLCREDSLEQARSLFQEMRNVNHDVDVVSFNIVIDGTLKAGDTKHAEQLLSEMRNMDLIPDAVTFSILINRFSKLELLDKAMSFYEKMISSGHVPDVVVFDSLLKGCGSKGETEKIISLLHQMADKDVVLDSKLTSTILACVCHMSKDLDVEKVLPNFSQNSEHTSKGTTIKCHKFLMKLNDVYPELKLFVAR